Proteins found in one Mytilus trossulus isolate FHL-02 unplaced genomic scaffold, PNRI_Mtr1.1.1.hap1 h1tg000233l__unscaffolded, whole genome shotgun sequence genomic segment:
- the LOC134701151 gene encoding probable serine/threonine-protein kinase pats1, with protein MDKRIAAIKDGTEIRRYVRIQVIGKEGVGKSSLVRRLVGNSNMKVNSTDGIDIVTKCKIRTTDGKWVIGKVETERDKIMKRIQETVRKEPKQSEPVNSEGIPCDGDNTEKEANISKQEHKSPTKDRIRIASPGTNTVEPSLTGENKVNIGHNVTIVEKKSETDIPNENVGVLSKDIKKADDLVKTDDMMKTITEQMDKILLKIKKDQNKMTSESLVECGLWDFAGQKDYYATHQTFLNPHAIYLLVTNISDDISATGDETDFDSIEEYIDFWFDSIHCLSTSSPEKKTNIPKGYPKHRLYPPVIVVCTHIDEYKPHKLEMRKKEYINRFQGIFGGQDKANHNRGIHFISNTESFELDCKKLKDTIYEVAKETMFFEEALPTQWIQLENALSVLKHESKQNILSFQNIVELSQITFIGKEQLLPFLTYQHKIGNIIFFEDINEYIILQPEWLVKCFRCLVCDDHEFKRNHAIVNSTNWQHLEKTGQLSDDIIDRLFEKEPELEFGKYKTHILNVMEKFDILVKPKFKDTKDNSSSIPDSYYMPCMIKQQSTSLDSIRNMFEGENCRFSCSPWLILEFKFLPLAYFNHILFYYFTRYEVCEKKAQKTLYRGKTLVNLDKTGLRKLCICFSKNAIALQVWTLSDVDDNINRTILEELCKKIEELKERLRQSISYDIKAKCSKGDYSNKEGRMTFEELGEKCENGHYVCSEHNERHSKDDLEKTWLQHADIVMAKLNTEQAEKNPQNSIGN; from the exons atggATAAACGTATagcagcaatcaaagacggtaCAGAAATAAGACGTTATGTTAGAATTCAGGTTATTGGTAAAGAAGGAGTTGGCAAGTCGAGCCTTGTACGTAGATTAGTTGGAAATTCTAATATGAAAGTAAACAGCACGGATGGAATCGATATTGttacaaaatgcaaaataaGAACAACTGATGGTAAATGGGTTATTGGAAAAG TTGAAACTGAGAGggataaaataatgaaaaggaTACAAGAGACTGTTCGTAAAGAACCAAAGCAAAGCGAACCAGTTAATAGTGAAGGAATTCCATGTGACGGAGATAACACAGAAAAAGaagcaaatatttcaaaacaagaacataaatcCCCAACTAAAGATAGAATAAGAATTGCATCACCAGGTACAAATACAGTAGAACCATCATTGACAGGTGAAAACAAAGTAAACATAGGACATAATGTTACCATCGTTGAAAAAAAGTCTGAAACTGACATACCTAACGAAAATGTTGGTGTTCtgtcaaaagatataaaaaaagccGACGATTTAGTAAAAACTGACGATATGATGAAAACAATTACCGAACAAATggataaaattcttttaaaaatcaagaaagatcaaaacaaaatgacatcTGAGAGTTTAGTAGAATGTGGTCTCTGGGATTTTGCAGGTCAGAAAGACTATTATGCCACACATCAAACGTTTTTAAATCCACATGCTATCTATCTTCTTGTTACAAATATATCTGACGACATATCAGCTACAGGAGATGAGACAGACTTTGATTCAATTGAAG aatACATTGACTTTTGGTTTGACAGTATTCATTGTTTGAGTACGAGTTCTCCAGAAAAGAAGACCAATATACCAAAGGGGTATCCAAAACATAGATTATACCCACCAGTTATTGTAGTGTGCACTCATATTGACGAGTATAAACCACATAAG ttggaaatgagaaaaaaagaatacatcAACAGATTTCAAGGCATTTTTGGAGGTCAAGATAAAGCTAATCACAATAGAggcatacattttatttctaacACAGAATCTTTTGAACTCGACTGTAAAAAATTGAAGGACACTATTTATGAAGTTGCAAAAGAGACGATGTTCTTTGAGGAAGCACTCCCAACGCAGTGGATTCAACTGGAAAATGCGTTAAGCGTGTTGAAACATGAATCGAAACAGAATATATTGTCATTCCAGAACATTGTGGAATTATCCCAAATAACTTTCATCGGAAAAGAACAACTTCTTCCTTTCCTCACTTACCAACATAAAATTgggaacattatttttttcgaagACATTAATGAGTACATCATTTTACAGCCAGAGTGGTTGGTTAAATGTTTCAGGTGCCTAGTATGCGATGACCATGAATTCAAACGAAATCATGCAATAGTTAACTCGACTAACTGGCAACATCTGGAAAAAACAGGACAGTTATCAGATGACATAATTGATAGGCTTTTTGAAAAAGAACCTGAGTTAGAgtttggaaaatataaaactcacaTACTTAATGTAATggaaaaatttgatattttagtaAAACCCAAGTTTAAAGATACCAAAGACAATTCGAGCTCAATACCAGACTCATACTATATGCCATGTATGATTAAACAACAATCGACTTCTCTCGATAGTATTAGGAACATGTTTGAAGGGGAAAACTGTAGATTTAGTTGTTCACCATGGTTGATACTTGAATTTAAATTTCTCCCCCTGGCTTATTTCAATCACATTTTATTCTATTATTTTACAAGATATGAAGTCTGTGAGAAAAAGGCACAGAAAACATTATATAGAGGAAAGACACTGGTCAATTTAGATAAAACTGGACTCAGAAAGTTATGTATCTGTTTCTCAAAGAATGCCATAGCCTTACAGGTATGGACATTATCGGATGTAGATGATAACATAAATAGAACTATTTTAGAAGAGCTATGTAAAAAGATTGAGGAGTTAAAGGAAAGATTAAGACAGAGCATATCTTACGATATAAAAGCAAAATGTAGCAAAGGTGACTACTCTAATAAAGAAGGCAGAATGACCTTTGAAGAACTTGGTGAAAAGTGTGAAAATGGACACTACGTCTGTTCTGAACATAATGAAAGGCATAGTAAAGACGACTTAGAGAAAACCTGGTTACAGCATGCTGACATA GTAATGGCGAAACTAAATACAGAGCAGGCTGAAAAAAATCCACAGAATAGTATAGGTAATTGA